One segment of Stenotrophomonas sp. SAU14A_NAIMI4_8 DNA contains the following:
- a CDS encoding MFS transporter: MSQADSTAGRAYWGGVFAMTLCVFALIASEFMPVSLLTPLAEDLGVSEGLAGYGIAISGAFAVLTSLSISRLAGTINRRTLLLFLTALMAVSGVVVALAPNYPVYMAGRALIGVVIGGFWSLSAATAMRLVPAAKVPRALAMFNSGNALATVVAAPLGSYLGSVIGWRGAFLCLVPVAAVAFAWQWVGLPSMAAERRRAQSGVFALLRRRVVALGMMACGAFFMGQFALFTYVRPFLERVTHAADSAVPLVLLAIGASGLLGTFAIGAFIKRGLYRTLVSIPAVMALIALALVLLGPRLWPTAALLSAWGLLATAAPVGWWSWLARTFTDNAEAGGGLMVAVVQCSIALGATLGGLLFDGFGFASTFVASAGLLLFAALLAYVTACDAASTSRPAIAMGAQGS; this comes from the coding sequence ATGAGCCAGGCCGACAGCACGGCCGGTCGCGCCTACTGGGGCGGGGTGTTCGCGATGACGCTGTGCGTCTTCGCGTTGATCGCCTCCGAATTCATGCCGGTGAGCCTGCTTACTCCGCTGGCGGAAGATCTGGGGGTCAGCGAGGGCCTTGCGGGCTACGGGATTGCCATCTCGGGTGCGTTCGCAGTGCTCACCAGCCTGTCGATTTCGCGGTTGGCGGGCACCATCAACCGGCGAACGCTGCTGCTGTTCCTCACCGCATTGATGGCGGTGTCGGGCGTGGTGGTGGCGTTGGCCCCGAACTATCCGGTCTACATGGCCGGCCGTGCGCTGATTGGCGTGGTGATCGGCGGTTTCTGGTCCTTGTCTGCCGCAACGGCCATGCGCTTGGTGCCCGCGGCAAAGGTTCCGCGCGCTCTGGCGATGTTCAACAGTGGCAATGCGCTTGCAACCGTGGTTGCGGCGCCATTGGGCAGTTACCTGGGCAGTGTGATCGGGTGGCGCGGTGCATTCCTGTGCCTGGTGCCGGTCGCTGCGGTGGCCTTTGCGTGGCAATGGGTAGGCCTGCCATCCATGGCCGCAGAACGGCGGCGCGCACAAAGCGGGGTGTTTGCACTGCTGCGCAGGCGCGTGGTGGCCCTGGGCATGATGGCCTGCGGTGCCTTTTTCATGGGGCAGTTTGCCTTGTTTACCTACGTGCGGCCCTTCCTGGAACGCGTGACACATGCAGCAGACAGCGCTGTTCCGCTGGTGCTCTTGGCGATCGGTGCAAGTGGATTGCTCGGCACGTTTGCCATTGGAGCATTCATCAAGCGCGGTCTGTACCGCACGCTGGTGAGCATTCCGGCCGTGATGGCGCTGATTGCGTTGGCGTTGGTTCTGCTGGGGCCCCGGCTATGGCCGACGGCTGCACTGCTCTCGGCATGGGGGCTGCTGGCCACGGCCGCGCCGGTGGGCTGGTGGAGCTGGCTGGCCCGCACCTTCACCGACAACGCGGAGGCCGGCGGCGGCCTGATGGTCGCTGTCGTGCAGTGCTCCATCGCGCTGGGTGCCACCCTGGGTGGATTGCTGTTCGATGGCTTCGGCTTTGCCAGCACGTTCGTGGCCAGTGCCGGTCTGTTGTTGTTTGCCGCGCTGTTGGCTTATGTCACCGCCTGCGATGCCGCATCCACCTCGCGGCCGGCTATCGCCATGGGGGCGCAGGGCTCATGA
- a CDS encoding alpha/beta hydrolase gives MKRTTLLLALLASLSLPASAMAADAPTASRPQGADNFYRSPTVRGERVTFQNQYQMEVVGTLYRPQGLPEGSRAPAVVVGHPMGAVKEQSSQLYAQKLAEQGFVTLAIDLSFWGESAGTPRHLVAPEIYSDDISAAVDFLSTQTFVDPDRIGGLGICGSGSFVISAAKIDPRIKAIATVSMYDMGAAARQGLNNGQSLEQRKAVIQSATDQRLVEFKGGAAVYVPGTVNKLDADTPAIQREFFDFYRTPRGAYTPKGDTAELTTQPLFSSLVKFMNFYPFNDIETISPRPMLFISGDTAHSREFSEDAYRKAGQPKELYWVKGAGHVDLYDRTNLIPFEKLTTFFQRGLAAQ, from the coding sequence ATGAAACGCACCACGCTGCTGCTGGCGCTGCTCGCCAGCCTCTCCCTTCCGGCTTCGGCCATGGCCGCTGATGCACCGACGGCCTCCCGTCCGCAGGGGGCCGACAACTTTTACCGCAGCCCCACGGTCAGGGGGGAGCGGGTCACCTTCCAGAACCAATACCAGATGGAAGTGGTGGGAACGCTCTACCGGCCGCAGGGCCTGCCTGAAGGCAGTCGCGCTCCCGCCGTGGTGGTGGGGCACCCCATGGGCGCGGTGAAAGAGCAGAGCTCGCAGCTGTACGCGCAGAAGCTGGCCGAGCAGGGCTTCGTGACGCTGGCGATCGATCTTTCCTTCTGGGGCGAAAGTGCCGGCACGCCGCGGCACCTGGTGGCGCCGGAAATCTATTCGGACGACATCAGTGCGGCCGTGGACTTCCTGAGCACGCAGACGTTCGTGGACCCGGATCGGATCGGCGGGCTGGGCATCTGCGGCAGCGGCAGTTTCGTGATCAGTGCCGCCAAGATCGACCCGCGCATCAAGGCCATTGCCACGGTCAGCATGTACGACATGGGGGCCGCCGCACGGCAGGGGCTGAACAACGGGCAATCGCTGGAACAGCGCAAGGCAGTCATCCAGTCCGCAACCGACCAGCGCCTGGTTGAATTCAAGGGCGGGGCCGCAGTGTACGTGCCGGGCACGGTGAACAAACTCGATGCTGACACGCCTGCCATCCAGCGCGAGTTCTTCGACTTCTACCGCACCCCGCGCGGCGCCTACACACCGAAGGGCGACACCGCGGAGCTGACCACCCAGCCGCTTTTCAGCAGCTTGGTCAAGTTCATGAACTTCTATCCGTTCAACGATATCGAGACCATCTCGCCCCGGCCGATGCTGTTCATCTCTGGCGACACCGCGCATTCCCGTGAATTCAGCGAGGACGCGTACCGCAAGGCCGGTCAGCCGAAGGAGCTGTACTGGGTGAAGGGTGCCGGTCACGTGGATCTGTACGACCGCACGAACCTGATTCCCTTCGAGAAACTGACGACGTTCTTCCAGCGTGGTCTTGCCGCGCAATGA
- a CDS encoding LysR family transcriptional regulator yields MSTVKTNDLQAFLVVAQEQSFTKAAVRLGVTPSALSHSMRLLEERLGIRLLARTTRNVSPTEAGERLMRSIAPHFEAIGASVEALADLRDRPAGTLRISCTDDSMETVIRPRLAGFLAEYPDITLEFYVDYGFTNVVEQRFDAGIRLGEALSKDMIAVRVGPDWRLVVVGSPEYFRKHPQPRKPADITRHRCVHIRHRPNGAIYAWEFEEKGKEFTVRGDGPLVFNSMIHVINAALDGLGLAYAPEPMVAEHIAQGRLVAVLDKWCVPFPGYHLYYPNRRQPSPAFAALVAWLRLDQ; encoded by the coding sequence ATGAGCACCGTGAAGACCAACGATCTGCAGGCGTTCCTGGTGGTGGCGCAGGAGCAGAGCTTCACCAAGGCGGCCGTTCGCCTTGGGGTCACGCCCTCGGCGCTGAGCCATTCCATGCGGCTGCTGGAAGAGCGCCTGGGCATCCGCTTGCTGGCGCGGACCACGCGAAACGTGTCCCCCACCGAAGCCGGCGAGCGCCTGATGCGCTCCATTGCGCCGCACTTCGAGGCCATCGGTGCAAGCGTGGAAGCCTTGGCCGATCTGCGCGATCGCCCGGCCGGAACGCTGCGGATCTCCTGTACGGATGATTCCATGGAGACCGTCATCCGACCGCGGCTTGCCGGGTTCCTGGCCGAGTACCCGGACATCACGCTGGAGTTCTACGTCGATTACGGCTTCACCAATGTGGTGGAGCAGCGCTTCGATGCCGGCATCCGGCTGGGTGAGGCGCTCAGCAAGGACATGATCGCTGTCAGGGTCGGGCCGGATTGGCGCCTGGTGGTGGTCGGTTCGCCTGAGTACTTCAGGAAACATCCCCAGCCCCGCAAGCCTGCCGACATCACCCGGCACCGCTGTGTGCACATCCGGCACCGACCCAACGGTGCCATCTATGCCTGGGAGTTCGAGGAGAAAGGCAAGGAGTTCACCGTGCGCGGCGACGGACCCCTGGTCTTCAACAGCATGATCCACGTCATCAATGCCGCACTGGACGGGCTGGGCTTGGCGTACGCGCCAGAGCCGATGGTGGCCGAGCACATCGCGCAGGGAAGGCTGGTGGCGGTGCTGGACAAGTGGTGCGTTCCTTTCCCCGGTTACCACCTGTACTACCCTAACCGTCGGCAGCCCTCGCCTGCGTTTGCGGCGCTGGTGGCGTGGCTGAGGTTGGATCAGTAG
- a CDS encoding cation transporter, whose product MAVLIINLAMFFIEFGAGIVARSSALQADAVDMLGDAIVYGLSLWAVNRGARWEAGAALAKGLLILAFFAFIVVEVVNKLVHGVPPASGLMLGFGAIALVANLLCLALLWRFRALNINMKSTFECSRNDVAANIGVLVAAGGVALTGKGWPDIAAGAVIALLFLKSALGVIGEAWPAIRAPSK is encoded by the coding sequence GTGGCGGTACTGATCATCAACCTGGCGATGTTCTTCATCGAGTTCGGTGCAGGCATCGTGGCGCGTTCCAGCGCTCTGCAGGCCGATGCAGTGGACATGCTGGGCGATGCGATCGTGTACGGCCTGAGCTTGTGGGCGGTAAACCGAGGGGCGCGCTGGGAGGCCGGTGCGGCCCTCGCCAAGGGGCTGCTGATCCTGGCGTTCTTTGCTTTCATCGTGGTGGAGGTGGTCAACAAGCTGGTCCACGGCGTGCCGCCTGCCAGCGGCTTGATGCTGGGGTTCGGCGCCATTGCGTTGGTGGCCAATCTGCTGTGCCTGGCGCTGCTGTGGCGGTTCCGCGCGCTCAACATCAACATGAAAAGCACCTTCGAGTGCTCCCGCAATGATGTCGCCGCCAACATCGGGGTACTGGTGGCTGCCGGTGGCGTTGCACTGACCGGAAAGGGTTGGCCGGACATCGCAGCAGGCGCGGTGATCGCCCTGTTGTTCCTGAAATCTGCACTTGGCGTGATTGGCGAGGCATGGCCCGCGATACGTGCACCTTCAAAGTAG
- a CDS encoding helix-turn-helix domain-containing protein, producing the protein MPTHLTIGQLARQTGTKAETIRYYEKIGLLQPPLRSEGNYRYYGSQDQRRLSFVRRARELGFSIEQIRELIAFGEQREHECSSVDDVVKAHIAEIGRRIQDLQALQAELERMIGNCPGGRVADCRVLEALQPQPRA; encoded by the coding sequence ATGCCCACCCACCTCACCATCGGTCAGCTGGCCCGCCAGACCGGCACCAAGGCCGAGACCATCCGCTATTACGAAAAGATAGGCCTGCTGCAGCCGCCGCTGCGGTCGGAGGGCAACTACCGCTACTACGGCAGCCAGGACCAGAGACGTCTTTCGTTCGTGCGTCGCGCCCGTGAACTGGGCTTTTCGATCGAACAGATCCGCGAATTGATTGCCTTTGGTGAACAGCGGGAGCACGAATGCAGTTCGGTGGACGATGTGGTGAAAGCGCATATCGCTGAGATCGGTCGCCGGATCCAGGACCTGCAGGCGCTTCAGGCCGAACTTGAGCGGATGATCGGCAACTGCCCGGGCGGCCGCGTGGCTGACTGCAGGGTGCTGGAGGCCCTTCAGCCGCAACCTCGCGCTTGA